A genomic window from Glycine soja cultivar W05 chromosome 10, ASM419377v2, whole genome shotgun sequence includes:
- the LOC114370314 gene encoding laccase-15-like, with product MSFGKKLFLQILWWFSLIGLSSQIRSHYSFVVREANYTRLCSTKSILTVNGNFPGPTIKVHRGETIFVNVYNKGNYNITLHWHGVKQPRNPWTDGPAYITQCPIQPGRRFRQKLIFSTEEGTIWWHAHSDWSRATIHGAIYVYPTKNTPYPFPKAHAEIPIIFSEWWKSDINEVFTQFIESGGGPNISDALTINGQPGDLYPCSMTETFEFHVEQGRTYLLRVVNAAMNLILFFSVSKHNLTVVGADGMLTKPLTREYICISPGQTMDVLLHANQEPDHYYLAARAYSSGVGVAFDNTTTTARVKYSGNYTPPSSPSLPNLPDFNDTPAVLDFITSLRGLPERYPRQVPTNITTQIVTTISVNTLPCPNGRTCQGPNGTIFAASMNNISFDTPNIDILKAYYYHINGVFKPGFPRFPPFIFNFTGDFLPITLNIPKQGTRVNVLNYGATVEIVFQGTNVIAGIDHPMHLHGFSFHVVGYGLGNFNQSKDPKNFNLVDPPYLNTVIVPVNGWAAVRFVATNPGVWFMHCHLERHQVWGMETVFIVKNGKASNETLPPPPPDMPLC from the exons atgtCGTTCGGCAAGAAACTGTTCCTCCAAATTCTGTGGTGGTTTTCCTTGATCGGTCTTAGTTCCCAAATACGGAGTCATTACAGTTTTGTT GTGAGAGAGGCCAATTATACGAGACTCTGTTCGACAAAAAGCATATTGACAGTGAATGGAAATTTTCCAGGACCAACTATCAAAGTCCACAGAGGAGAAACAATCTTTGTTAATGTTTATAACAAGGGCAACTACAATATCACTTTGCACTG GCATGGAGTGAAGCAGCCAAGGAATCCATGGACAGATGGTCCTGCATACATTACTCAGTGCCCTATCCAACCTGGAAGGAGATTCAGACAGAAGTTGATTTTTTCTACAGAGGAAGGGACCATATGGTGGCATGCTCATAGTGACTGGTCAAGGGCCACTATTCATGGGGCTATCTATGTCTATCCAACCAAGAATACACCTTACCCTTTTCCCAAAGCTCATGCAGAGATTCCCATCATATTTA GTGAATGGTGGAAGAGTGATATTAATGAGGTCTTCACACAATTTATTGAATCTGGAGGAGGTCCAAATATATCTGATGCTCTCACGATAAATGGTCAACCCGGGGATTTGTACCCTTGCTCAATGACAG AAACGTTCGAGTTTCATGTAGAGCAAGGCAGGACTTATCTTCTCCGTGTTGTCAATGCGGCAATGAATCTCAttcttttcttctctgtttCAAAACACAACCTCACTGTTGTTGGTGCTGATGGTATGTTAACCAAGCCATTGACAAGGGAATACATTTGCATATCACCGGGACAAACAATGGATGTGTTGTTGCATGCCAACCAAGAACCTGATCACTATTATCTGGCTGCAAGGGCATATTCAAGTGGTGTTGGTGTTGCCTTTGATAACACAACAACCACTGCTAGAGTAAAGTACAGTGGTAATTACACTCCTCCTTCATCTCCTTCATTGCCTAACCTTCCAGACTTTAACGACACGCCTGCGGTGTTGGACTTCATTACAAGCTTGAGAGGCTTACCTGAGAGATACCCTCGCCAGGTTCCAACAAACATCACAACTCAAATAGTGACCACTATTTCTGTTAACACTTTGCCATGCCCAAATGGCAGAACCTGCCAGGGACCAAATGGAACCATTTTCGCTGCTAGCATGAACAACATAAGTTTTGACACCCCCAACATTGACATACTAAAAGCTTATTACTATCATATCAATGGGGTATTTAAACCGGGATTTCCTAGATTTCCACCCTTTATATTTAACTTCACTGGGGATTTTTTGCCTATAACATTGAATATACCAAAGCAAGGGACTAGGGTTAATGTACTGAATTATGGTGCAACGGTTGAAATTGTATTCCAAGGGACAAACGTTATTGCAGGGATAGACCATCCTATGCATCTCCATGGATTCAGTTTCCATGTTGTTGGATATGGGTTAGGCAATTTCAACCAAAGCAAGGACCCCAAGAATTTCAATCTCGTGGATCCTCCTTATTTGAATACAGTGATTGTGCCTGTAAATGGTTGGGCTGCTGTTAGGTTTGTGGCTACCAACCCTG GAGTATGGTTCATGCACTGCCATCTGGAACGCCACCAAGTTTGGGGCATGGAGACGGTGTTTATTGTGAAGAATGGAAAGGCTTCAAATGAAACGTTACCACCACCACCGCCAGATATGCCCCTCTGTTGA